In Balaenoptera ricei isolate mBalRic1 chromosome 4, mBalRic1.hap2, whole genome shotgun sequence, the following are encoded in one genomic region:
- the PSMG1 gene encoding proteasome assembly chaperone 1 isoform X4 — translation MAATFFGEVVRAPCRAGTEDEEEEEEEGRRETPEDGEVRQQLARKREVRLLRRQTKTTLEVSLLEKYPCSKFIIAIGNNAVAFLSSFIMNSGVWEEVGCAKLWNEWCRTVDTTHLSPTEAFCVFYHLKSNPSVVLCQCSCYVAEDQQYQWLEKSAGWMSDPGQLVLAPASAVSCLIMES, via the exons ATGGCGGCAACGTTCTTCGGGGAGGTGGTGAGGGCGCCGTGCCGAGCCGGGacggaggacgaggaggaggaggaagaggaggggaggagggagacgcCCGAAGACGGGGAGGTCCGGCAGCAACTGGCGCGGAAGAG GGAGGTGCGGCTCCTTcgaagacaaacaaaaacaactttggAAGTTTCTCTGCTAGAAAAATATCCTTGCTCCAAGTTTATAATTGCTATAGGAAATAATGCAGTAG CATTTTTGTCATCATTCATCATGAATTCAGGAGTCTGGGAAGAAGTTGGTTGTGCTAAACTCTGGAATGAATGGTGTAGGACAGTGGACACTACACACCTGTCCCCCACAGAggctttttgtgtgttttatcaCCTAAAATCGAATCCCTCG GTTGTGCTCTGTCAATGTAGTTGCTACGTTGCTGAAGATCAGCAGTATCAGTGGCTGGAAAAG TCTGCAGGTTGGATGAGTGACCCTGGTCAGCTGGTCTTGGCTCCTGCATCTGCGGTCAGTTGTCTGAT catggagtcttaa
- the PSMG1 gene encoding proteasome assembly chaperone 1 isoform X7, which translates to MAATFFGEVVRAPCRAGTEDEEEEEEEGRRETPEDGEVRQQLARKREVRLLRRQTKTTLEVSLLEKYPCSKFIIAIGNNAVAFLSSFIMNSGVWEEVGCAKLWNEWCRTVDTTHLSPTEAFCVFYHLKSNPSVVLCQCSCYVAEDQQYQWLEKVG; encoded by the exons ATGGCGGCAACGTTCTTCGGGGAGGTGGTGAGGGCGCCGTGCCGAGCCGGGacggaggacgaggaggaggaggaagaggaggggaggagggagacgcCCGAAGACGGGGAGGTCCGGCAGCAACTGGCGCGGAAGAG GGAGGTGCGGCTCCTTcgaagacaaacaaaaacaactttggAAGTTTCTCTGCTAGAAAAATATCCTTGCTCCAAGTTTATAATTGCTATAGGAAATAATGCAGTAG CATTTTTGTCATCATTCATCATGAATTCAGGAGTCTGGGAAGAAGTTGGTTGTGCTAAACTCTGGAATGAATGGTGTAGGACAGTGGACACTACACACCTGTCCCCCACAGAggctttttgtgtgttttatcaCCTAAAATCGAATCCCTCG GTTGTGCTCTGTCAATGTAGTTGCTACGTTGCTGAAGATCAGCAGTATCAGTGGCTGGAAAAG GTTGGATGA
- the PSMG1 gene encoding proteasome assembly chaperone 1 isoform X5 has product MAATFFGEVVRAPCRAGTEDEEEEEEEGRRETPEDGEVRQQLARKREVRLLRRQTKTTLEVSLLEKYPCSKFIIAIGNNAVAFLSSFIMNSGVWEEVGCAKLWNEWCRTVDTTHLSPTEAFCVFYHLKSNPSVVLCQCSCYVAEDQQYQWLEKNIPQSTEILKKLMTTNEIQSNIYT; this is encoded by the exons ATGGCGGCAACGTTCTTCGGGGAGGTGGTGAGGGCGCCGTGCCGAGCCGGGacggaggacgaggaggaggaggaagaggaggggaggagggagacgcCCGAAGACGGGGAGGTCCGGCAGCAACTGGCGCGGAAGAG GGAGGTGCGGCTCCTTcgaagacaaacaaaaacaactttggAAGTTTCTCTGCTAGAAAAATATCCTTGCTCCAAGTTTATAATTGCTATAGGAAATAATGCAGTAG CATTTTTGTCATCATTCATCATGAATTCAGGAGTCTGGGAAGAAGTTGGTTGTGCTAAACTCTGGAATGAATGGTGTAGGACAGTGGACACTACACACCTGTCCCCCACAGAggctttttgtgtgttttatcaCCTAAAATCGAATCCCTCG GTTGTGCTCTGTCAATGTAGTTGCTACGTTGCTGAAGATCAGCAGTATCAGTGGCTGGAAAAG aaTATTCCCCAGAGCACAGAGATACTGAAGAAATTGATGACAACAAATGAGATTCAGAGTAACATTTACACATGA
- the PSMG1 gene encoding proteasome assembly chaperone 1 isoform X1, producing the protein MAATFFGEVVRAPCRAGTEDEEEEEEEGRRETPEDGEVRQQLARKREVRLLRRQTKTTLEVSLLEKYPCSKFIIAIGNNAVAFLSSFIMNSGVWEEVGCAKLWNEWCRTVDTTHLSPTEAFCVFYHLKSNPSVVLCQCSCYVAEDQQYQWLEKVFGSCPRKNMQVTILTCRHVTDYKTSESTSSLHTPFLKALKTQNFREPPCCSLLEQPNIVHDLPAAVLSYCQVWKISAILYLCYTDVMKLDLITVEAFKPVLSSRSLKSLVKNIPQSTEILKKLMTTNEIQSNIYT; encoded by the exons ATGGCGGCAACGTTCTTCGGGGAGGTGGTGAGGGCGCCGTGCCGAGCCGGGacggaggacgaggaggaggaggaagaggaggggaggagggagacgcCCGAAGACGGGGAGGTCCGGCAGCAACTGGCGCGGAAGAG GGAGGTGCGGCTCCTTcgaagacaaacaaaaacaactttggAAGTTTCTCTGCTAGAAAAATATCCTTGCTCCAAGTTTATAATTGCTATAGGAAATAATGCAGTAG CATTTTTGTCATCATTCATCATGAATTCAGGAGTCTGGGAAGAAGTTGGTTGTGCTAAACTCTGGAATGAATGGTGTAGGACAGTGGACACTACACACCTGTCCCCCACAGAggctttttgtgtgttttatcaCCTAAAATCGAATCCCTCG GTTGTGCTCTGTCAATGTAGTTGCTACGTTGCTGAAGATCAGCAGTATCAGTGGCTGGAAAAG GTTTTTGGCTCTTGTCCAAGGAAGAATATGCAAGTAACTATTCTTACATGTCGACATGTTACTGACTATAAAACTTCAGAATCTACCAGCAGTCTTCATACTCCTTTCCTGAAAGCCCTAAAAACACAGAATTTCAGAGAGCCTCCTTGCTGTTCACTGCTAGAACAACCAAATATCGTACATGACCTTCCTGCGGCAG TTCTGAGTTATTGTCAAGTATGGAAAATCTCTGCAATTCTGTACTTATGTTATACTGATGTGATGAAATTAGACCTAATCACAGTTGAAGCTTTTAAGCCTGTACTTTCTTCCAGAAGCTTGAAAAGTTTGGTTAAG aaTATTCCCCAGAGCACAGAGATACTGAAGAAATTGATGACAACAAATGAGATTCAGAGTAACATTTACACATGA
- the PSMG1 gene encoding proteasome assembly chaperone 1 isoform X3, whose translation MNSGVWEEVGCAKLWNEWCRTVDTTHLSPTEAFCVFYHLKSNPSVVLCQCSCYVAEDQQYQWLEKVFGSCPRKNMQVTILTCRHVTDYKTSESTSSLHTPFLKALKTQNFREPPCCSLLEQPNIVHDLPAAVLSYCQVWKISAILYLCYTDVMKLDLITVEAFKPVLSSRSLKSLVKNIPQSTEILKKLMTTNEIQSNIYT comes from the exons ATGAATTCAGGAGTCTGGGAAGAAGTTGGTTGTGCTAAACTCTGGAATGAATGGTGTAGGACAGTGGACACTACACACCTGTCCCCCACAGAggctttttgtgtgttttatcaCCTAAAATCGAATCCCTCG GTTGTGCTCTGTCAATGTAGTTGCTACGTTGCTGAAGATCAGCAGTATCAGTGGCTGGAAAAG GTTTTTGGCTCTTGTCCAAGGAAGAATATGCAAGTAACTATTCTTACATGTCGACATGTTACTGACTATAAAACTTCAGAATCTACCAGCAGTCTTCATACTCCTTTCCTGAAAGCCCTAAAAACACAGAATTTCAGAGAGCCTCCTTGCTGTTCACTGCTAGAACAACCAAATATCGTACATGACCTTCCTGCGGCAG TTCTGAGTTATTGTCAAGTATGGAAAATCTCTGCAATTCTGTACTTATGTTATACTGATGTGATGAAATTAGACCTAATCACAGTTGAAGCTTTTAAGCCTGTACTTTCTTCCAGAAGCTTGAAAAGTTTGGTTAAG aaTATTCCCCAGAGCACAGAGATACTGAAGAAATTGATGACAACAAATGAGATTCAGAGTAACATTTACACATGA
- the PSMG1 gene encoding proteasome assembly chaperone 1 isoform X2 produces MAATFFGEVVRAPCRAGTEDEEEEEEEGRRETPEDGEVRQQLARKREVRLLRRQTKTTLEVSLLEKYPCSKFIIAIGNNAVAFLSSFIMNSGVWEEVGCAKLWNEWCRTVDTTHLSPTEAFCVFYHLKSNPSVVLCQCSCYVAEDQQYQWLEKVFGSCPRKNMQVTILTCRHVTDYKTSESTSSLHTPFLKALKTQNFREPPCCSLLEQPNIVHDLPAAVLSYCQVWKISAILYLCYTDVMKLDLITVEAFKPVLSSRSLKSLVKNFFLH; encoded by the exons ATGGCGGCAACGTTCTTCGGGGAGGTGGTGAGGGCGCCGTGCCGAGCCGGGacggaggacgaggaggaggaggaagaggaggggaggagggagacgcCCGAAGACGGGGAGGTCCGGCAGCAACTGGCGCGGAAGAG GGAGGTGCGGCTCCTTcgaagacaaacaaaaacaactttggAAGTTTCTCTGCTAGAAAAATATCCTTGCTCCAAGTTTATAATTGCTATAGGAAATAATGCAGTAG CATTTTTGTCATCATTCATCATGAATTCAGGAGTCTGGGAAGAAGTTGGTTGTGCTAAACTCTGGAATGAATGGTGTAGGACAGTGGACACTACACACCTGTCCCCCACAGAggctttttgtgtgttttatcaCCTAAAATCGAATCCCTCG GTTGTGCTCTGTCAATGTAGTTGCTACGTTGCTGAAGATCAGCAGTATCAGTGGCTGGAAAAG GTTTTTGGCTCTTGTCCAAGGAAGAATATGCAAGTAACTATTCTTACATGTCGACATGTTACTGACTATAAAACTTCAGAATCTACCAGCAGTCTTCATACTCCTTTCCTGAAAGCCCTAAAAACACAGAATTTCAGAGAGCCTCCTTGCTGTTCACTGCTAGAACAACCAAATATCGTACATGACCTTCCTGCGGCAG TTCTGAGTTATTGTCAAGTATGGAAAATCTCTGCAATTCTGTACTTATGTTATACTGATGTGATGAAATTAGACCTAATCACAGTTGAAGCTTTTAAGCCTGTACTTTCTTCCAGAAGCTTGAAAAGTTTGGTTAAG aatttcttccttcattaa
- the PSMG1 gene encoding proteasome assembly chaperone 1 isoform X6, with the protein MAATFFGEVVRAPCRAGTEDEEEEEEEGRRETPEDGEVRQQLARKREVRLLRRQTKTTLEVSLLEKYPCSKFIIAIGNNAVAFLSSFIMNSGVWEEVGCAKLWNEWCRTVDTTHLSPTEAFCVFYHLKSNPSVVLCQCSCYVAEDQQYQWLEKETS; encoded by the exons ATGGCGGCAACGTTCTTCGGGGAGGTGGTGAGGGCGCCGTGCCGAGCCGGGacggaggacgaggaggaggaggaagaggaggggaggagggagacgcCCGAAGACGGGGAGGTCCGGCAGCAACTGGCGCGGAAGAG GGAGGTGCGGCTCCTTcgaagacaaacaaaaacaactttggAAGTTTCTCTGCTAGAAAAATATCCTTGCTCCAAGTTTATAATTGCTATAGGAAATAATGCAGTAG CATTTTTGTCATCATTCATCATGAATTCAGGAGTCTGGGAAGAAGTTGGTTGTGCTAAACTCTGGAATGAATGGTGTAGGACAGTGGACACTACACACCTGTCCCCCACAGAggctttttgtgtgttttatcaCCTAAAATCGAATCCCTCG GTTGTGCTCTGTCAATGTAGTTGCTACGTTGCTGAAGATCAGCAGTATCAGTGGCTGGAAAAG